In a single window of the Gossypium hirsutum isolate 1008001.06 chromosome D02, Gossypium_hirsutum_v2.1, whole genome shotgun sequence genome:
- the LOC107886919 gene encoding G-type lectin S-receptor-like serine/threonine-protein kinase At4g03230 — translation MKISTQQVVPKLMIVSLVFDTQNKNHYCKNRLLRQMLPSLILHTLVFCSYILCSSAEETITSNSSISDGEGDSLVSPGKKFELGFFPPNGSSNTRRYLGIWYYGSNPQTVVWVANRDKPLLDDSGVFVVGEDGNLKMLNGNGESFWSTNLKAVPSGYKKAKLTDTGNLVLFNEEQESHSESIIWESFHNPTDTFLPGMRMDENMVLTSWKSFDDPAPGNFTFQIDQERVNQFIIWKRTTRYWKSGVSGKFIGPDGMPSAMPSAISFFLSNFTTVVLHNESMPHLTSSLYSDTRMIISFSGQIQYFKWDSRKIWSVIWAEPRDKCSIYNACGNFGSCNSNNDLMCKCLPGFAPSSPANWNNQDYSDGCTRNSRICNKKAKIDTFLSLNMMEVGNPDSQFNAKDEMECKFECLSNCQCQAYSYEEPDNMQQGGSRFAACWIWLEDLNNIQEEYEGGRNLNVRLPVSDVESTRRSCETCGTNLIPYPLSTGPKCGDAMYLNFHCNISSGEVTFDVPIGTYRVTSISPETRKFIIQTNDANDCKAGNSGDDLFRFKQPSPFHVTSRCTADEVEIGWDPPLEPTCSSPTDCKDWPNSTCNGTSNGKKRCLCNTNFQWDNLSVNCTEDSGYGQKKYKSSTRKIALSLTLVIACISAIVITIVSSAIGYVYLKRRKQVEGEGIWGNIQRKSALHLYGSASERHVKDLIDSGRFKEDDTDGIEVPFFHLESILSATRNFSNANKLGQGGFGPVYKGKFPGGQEIAVKRLSSGSGQGLEEFKNEVVLIARLQHRNLVRLLGYCVAGDEKMLLYEYMPNKSLDSFIFDRKLCILLDWDMRYRIILGIARGLLYLHQDSRLRIIHRDLKTSNILLDEEMNPKISDFGMARIFGGKETSANTNRVVGTYGYMSPEYALDGLFSFKSDVFSFGVVVIEIISGKRNTGFYQPEQSLSLLGYAWHMWKTGKAMDLLDQALRESCKADELLKCLNVGLLCVQEDPGDRPTMSQVVFMLGSENASVPAPKQPAFVVRRCPSSKASSSSKPETFSQNELTVTLEHGR, via the exons ATGAAAATTTCTACACAACAGGTGGTTCCTAAGCTAATGATTGTCTCCCTAGTTTTTGATACTCAAAACAAAAATCATTACTGCAAGAATCGTTTGTTAAGACAGATGCTACCCTCATTAATTTTGCACACACTTGTGTTTTGCAGTTACATTCTTTGTTCTTCTGCTGAAGAGACCATAACATCAAACAGTTCGATCAGTGATGGTGAAGGAGATAGCCTGGTTTCGCCAGGAAAAAAGTTTGAACTTGGATTTTTTCCTCCTAATGGAAGCTCCAACACCAGGAGATACTTGGGGATATGGTATTATGGCTCAAACCCGCAAACGGTCGTATGGGTTGCCAATAGAGACAAGCCACTTTTAGATGATAGTGGAGTCTTTGTTGTTGGAGAAGATGGCAACCTCAAGATGCTGAATGGAAATGGGGAATCTTTCTGGTCAACGAATCTTAAAGCAGTGCCTTCTGGATATAAAAAAGCCAAACTGACAGATACTGGGAACCTGGTGCTCTTCAATGAAGAACAAGAAAGCCACTCAGAAAGCATTATATGGGAGAGTTTTCATAATCCCACTGATACATTTCTTCCAGGGATGAGAATGGATGAAAATATGGTACTAACTTCTTGGAAAAGTTTTGATGATCCAGCTCCAGGGAATTTCACATTTCAGATAGACCAAGAAAGAGTAAACCAGTTCATTATTTGGAAAAGAACAACAAGGTATTGGAAAAGTGGTGTTTCTGGTAAATTCATTGGCCCTGATGGGATGCCTTCAGCCATGCCATCAgcaatttctttctttttgtcaaattttaccACTGTTGTACTCCACAACGAGTCCATGCCACATCTTACCTCGTCATTATACAGCGATACAAGGATGATTATCAGTTTCTCCGGTCAAATTCAGTATTTCAAGTGGGATTCCAGGAAGATCTGGTCCGTGATTTGGGCTGAGCCTAGAGATAAATGCAGTATCTACAATGCATGTGGAAATTTCGGTAGCTGCAACAGTAACAATGACTTGATGTGTAAATGTTTGCCTGGCTTTGCACCTAGCTCCCCTGCAAATTGGAATAACCAGGATTATTCTGATGGATGCACTAGAAACTCGAGGATATGCAACAAGAAGGCTAAGATCGATACGTTCTTGAGTTTGAATATGATGGAAGTGGGGAATCCAGACTCTCAGTTTAATGCTAAGGATGAAATGGAATGCAAATTTGAGTGCCTTAGCAACTGTCAGTGCCAGGCGTATTCCTATGAAGAACCTGATAATATGCAACAAGGTGGTAGCCGCTTTGCTGCATGCTGGATTTGGTTGGAAGATCTCAACAATATCCAGGAAGAGTACGAAGGTGGCCGTAACCTTAATGTCCGGTTACCCGTTTCTGATGTAG AATCAACCAGAAGAAGTTGTGAGACTTGTGGCACAAACCTGATTCCATATCCACTTAGCACTGGACCAAAATGTGGTGACGCCATGTATCTCAATTTTCACTGCAACATCTCTTCAGGGGAAGTTACCTTCGATGTTCCTATTGGCACTTATAGGGTCACAAGCATAAGTCCAGAAACACGaaaattcatcattcaaaccaACGATGCAAACGATTGTAAGGCTGGAAATTCAGGTGATGATTTATTTCGGTTCAAGCAGCCATCACCATTTCATGTTACTAGCAGATGTACTGCAGATGAAGTAGAGATAGGCTGGGATCCTCCATTGGAACCAACCTGCTCTTCACCTACAGATTGCAAAGATTGGCCAAATTCAACTTGTAATGGAACAAGCAATGGAAAGAAAAGGTGCCTCTGCAATACAAACTTTCAATGGGATAACTTGAGTGTGAATTGCACTGAAG ATAGTGGCTATGGACAAAAGAAATACAAGTCTTCAACCAGAAAGATCGCTTTGTCTCTAACTCTGGTAATAGCTTGTATTAGCGCAATCGTTATAACCATTGTGTCAAGCGCCATTGGTTATGTTTACTTGAAGAGAAGAAAACAGGTCGAGGGAGAAG GGATATGGGGAAACATTCAAAGAAAATCTGCACTTCACTTATATGGCAGTGCCAGTGAGAGACATGTCAAAGACCTAATCGATTCAGGGCGGTTTAAAGAAGATGATACAGACGGAATAGAGGTACCATTTTTTCATTTAGAAAGTATTCTTTCTGCAACGAGAAACTTCTCAAACGCAAACAAGCTGGGGCAAGGGGGATTCGGACCAGTTTATAAG GGTAAGTTCCCCGGAGGGCAAGAGATTGCTGTAAAGAGGCTCTCAAGTGGTTCAGGGCAAGGCTTAGAGGAATTCAAAAATGAGGTGGTCCTGATTGCAAGACTTCAACATAGGAATCTCGTTAGACTATTGGGCTATTGTGTTGCAGGAGATGAAAAGATGCTACTCTATGAGTATATGCCTAACAAAAGCTTAGACTCCTTCATATTTG ATCGGAAGCTATGCATTCTACTCGACTGGGATATGCGATACCGTATAATATTGGGAATTGCTCGAGGCCTTCTATATCTCCACCAAGATTCAAGGCTGAGAATAATTCACAGAGATCTAAAAACAAGCAACATTCTACTAGATGAGGAGATGAATCCAAAGATTTCCGATTTCGGGATGGCAAGGATTTTTGGTGGCAAAGAAACTTCTGCAAACACAAATAGAGTAGTTGGAACTTA TGGATATATGTCGCCTGAGTATGCACTAGACGGCCTTTTCTCATTCAAATCAGATGTATTTAGCTTCGGTGTTGTCGTAATAGAGATCATCAGCGGGAAGAGGAACACCGGATTTTATCAGCCTGAACAGTCATTGAGCCTTctaggttat GCATGGCATATGTGGAAAACAGGCAAGGCAATGGATTTACTGGACCAGGCACTGCGTGAGAGTTGCAAAGCAGACGAGCTGCTAAAGTGTCTAAACGTAGGACTGCTGTGCGTACAAGAAGACCCCGGTGATCGTCCCACCATGTCACAGGTAGTTTTCATGCTCGGCAGCGAGAATGCATCGGTTCCGGCACCAAAACAACCGGCATTCGTAGTCAGGCGATGCCCTTCTAGCAAAGCTTCTTCATCTAGCAAACCAGAGACATTTTCCCAAAATGAGCTAACCGTTACCTTGGAACATGGTAGGTAG